The sequence AACGTCTAGCCATTGCTGCCGTACTGGCCATGGAACCCTCCGTCCTGGTACTGGACGAGCCCATGGCCGGATTGGACCCTCAGGGGCGTCGTCAGGTTGCCAGGCTGCTGGCAGAACTGACCGGCATGACGCAGGTGGCCTTGGAAAAAAACGCTGAATTTGTTGCTCGCTGGGCCGATCGCGTTGTCGTTCTGGCTGATGGCAAGATCGCCATGGATGGTACGCCCCACGTCATCTTTCGAGACGTAGCCTCTCTGAAGGAACTGGGGATTGCCGTTCCGCAGATTGCCGAGCTGGCAGATCGACTGAGGCAGGCCGGTGAGCAGGTGGACTTTCTTACCGCCCAGGCTGCTTTTGATCGGCTGCCGCAGCAGTCATCTGACACAGGGCCGGTGACCATGCCAGCCGTCGATTGTGGGGAAAAGGCCGATGCCTCGCCCGAGCTTCGGTCCGGTGCAATAGACATTCGCGAGCTCGTATTCAGTTACGAAGACGGCCCTCGTGCACTTGACGGAGTCGCGCTTCAAGTGCCGGCTGGACAGTTTGTGGCAATCGTGGGGCCTAATGGCAGTGGAAAGAGTACCCTTGCGCGCCACTTGAATGGCCTGCTTCGTCCCCAATCGGGAACGGTCAGCGTCAATGGCTTGCCCACCGAGGGGAGGCATGTCGGTGATCTTGCCAGGGATGTGGGCTATGTGTTTCAGAATCCCGATCACCAGATCTTTGCTGCGACGGTACGGGAGGAGATAGCGTTCGGCGCCAGCAACCTGGGCTTTTCGGGCGATGCTCTGGAATCACGGGTCGACCAGGCACTTTCGGACTTTGGCCTGGAAGCAGTCGCTGAAACACCCCCGGCGATCCTCAACTATGGCATGCGCAAGCTGGTTACGACAGCCTCCGTATGGGTCATGCAGCCATCTATCTGGGTGTTGGACGAGCCCTTTGTCGGTCTTGACGGCCGCTATACAGGCGTATTGAAACAGCATCTGCAGTCGCTCCATGAGGACGGTTATACCATCGTGTTAATAAGCCACGATTTAAGCATCGTGGCTGAGGTCGCCGAGCGGCTGGTTGTTCTCAATCGAGGAGAGGTTGTGATGGATGGATCGGTGGCTTCGGTCCTGGCCAGGACGGGGGAGTTGGCTCGCTACGGCCTTCGTCCACCACCCATCACGCGTCTTTCCAGGCAACTCGCTCCCCTGGGGTTTCCCCACCCGATTCTGACGGTGGATCAGTTTATGCAGCAACGGCGATCCTATTCAGAGGCTCTTGTCCAGGGTTAACCCCTGTTGTCAATCATTATGCTCTTTGACCTATACACGCATCCGGAAGGCTGGCTTCATCGCCTGGATCCTCGCACCAAGATCGCTATTCTGCTCTTTGGTTCGGTGCTATTCGTCGTGATCAACAATGTGTGGTTGTTGGCAGGGCTGCTGGTGATCGTTCAATTGATGTTGCTGAGCTCGCATGTGCCTTTCCATGACATCGTTCGGGCGTGGCGACAATTGCTCAGGCTGATCGTCGTCGTCGTGCTGCTGTGGCCCTTTTTCGCCAGAACTGGCGACCCTGCGCTGTTTTCCATAGGCCCACTCACCGCAACCAGAACAGGTATCCTGATGGGTGTCACCACAGCCATGCGCATCGTGGGCACCTCGTTTCTCTTTTATCTCATCCTCTTTACGACCCGTCAAAATGACCTGGTGGCCGGGTTGCGTCGACTCGGGCTGCCTTTCGAGTGGGCACTGACACTGGCAACCGCTCTACGATTCATTCCCTCCTTCTCCGCAACCATCACCCAGATCCAGGCCGCTCAGGCTGCACGCGGCTGGCAGGTAGATCGCGGGGACCTGATTGGGCGTTTTCGGGGCATGATCCCGGTGTTGACAGCCCTCATTATCAGCATATTACGTACCAGCGATACCCTGGGAATGGCGCTGGCAGCCCGCGGTGTGGGCAGTGGACGCCCCCGCACCGTGTGGCAAGACGTGAAGATGCAGCCTCTGGATTGGATCGTGCTGGTGACCATCGGCTTTTTTTTCGTTTCTCTTTTGATCGCTCGGCTGAGATTCGGAATGGGCGCCGAACTCGTGGACGTGTTCTAGGCTCATGCAGGAAGCGACCCTCTGTTTACTTCTGCAGGAAGGAAACCCTGGCGTACTCTTGTTGGGGAAGAAAAAGCGCGGTTTCGGTAAAGGAAAGATAGTCGGTTTTGGCGGCAAGATTGAGCATGGAGAGACCAGTGCCATGGCCGCAGTACGGGAACTGGAGGAGGAAACAGGCCTTCGCGTGCGAGAGGATGAGTTACACCAGCTTGCCCGCCTGACCTTCCTGTTCCCTGCCAGGCCTGAGTGGAACCACCTGGTGGCTGTCTATGTGACGACCATCTGGCATGGCGATTTGACCGAGAGTCACGAAATCACGCCGGCATGGTTCCGACTCGATGCGATCCCCTTCGAAGAAATGTGGGATGACGCCTATTACTGGATGCCCTACGTGTTGAACGGGAAACGTATCCAGGCCACCTTCACCTTCAATGATGACAACGAATCCGTTGACCGTTACGTGATCGAGCCGTGGACTGGCAAAACAGACACAGTGAGAAAATCAGGTCCTTCAACGAGCGGGGTTTAGGGCAGAAGACCGGCCTGGCTGAGACCGCTGAACAACTCCTGTGCCATGAGCCGGTGCCCCTCTTCGCTGGGATGGCCCATATCGAGAAAGACAGAGAGGTCGGGTCCGCTGGCAGCGCGCATGGCAGGCAGGGGATCGACCACGATCCAGCCATTTTGCGCTGCCCTGTCGCCAATTGCCTCTTGAAAGAGGGTATCGTCGATCCATGTCCGCGAGTCCTCGATGCCAGTATCTATCTGCCAGCGCATTGGAGAGACCAACAACACCAGCGGGACATCCTGTTCAGTGACCGTGGCCTGGATATCATCCAGTAGCTGGGTCGTCCGATCCCAGCATACCTCGCTTGAATCGATCTTCCAGTCGCTGCCACAGGGTTCGTCGCTGCTGCCAGCCTGGTTGGATGATAAAACCCGTTGTGCCAGCCGAGCCAACATGCTGTAACGCGCCAGTCCTTTTTCGCCTCCCCTGTCCCAACCGAGCGTTCCCCACAGGTTGTCTGCTGCGTCGTTGAGATGTAATTGCACGACGACAACATCTGGCTTGAGATCCATTCCGTTGGCATCCAGCCACAGCGCTTCCTGCCATGTACTGTAACCGCTAACCCCAGCGTTGATAACTTCGAATCCCTGGTCCGGGCTTAAGGTAGCCAACAGACTGGCCAGCTGGCTGGGAAAGGTATCCTCGCCACGTACCCCCCAGCCGAAAGTGACTGAGTCGCCCAGGATGAGGATGCGATAGCTTCCCGCCGGCTTTGGATCCAGTACCTCCGGTGAACGCAGGCCGATGCTGTTGATGCGAATGGGAATATTGGCGCGTCCGACCTGCTCCATGATCTCATCAGGGAAAAAGCCCGACCAGTTGGGCATCATTTGATGGTGAAATCTGTCATCGCCGATGTATAAGGGCTGATTACCACCTGGATCTTCCAGAGAGACCTGATCCTCGATCTCCTCCGGTGTGGGAATGTCCGCCAGGGTTGGCGCCAGATTGACCACGCCGACGCTGTCTGCCAGGCGCACCAATCCTTCCGCAAGGAAGAGGGAAACCACTATGGAGAAGAGTAGAATCGCCAGACCGGGCAGAAGTTGCCGTGCGGATCCTGTCTCAGTCTGTTCCGGTTCCGTTTCGTGTACGTTCTGGTCAGCTTGCTGTGCCATTGAGCCTTTCTTCAGGGATGCTTACATCCAGGAGATGTGTGGTGTGAATGTGCCGTCGGGTACGGGTTTCGGCGCGCAATACCAGGGATTCCGTCTCGGCCACCGTGCCATGGTATATCGCACCGGAAAGCAGCAAGCCGTCGGTGATACCGGTAGCGGCAAAAAAGATCTCGTCGGTTCTGACCAATTCGTCGCAGTCGACGACCTGTTTTGGATCGAGTCCCGCGGCTTGAACAGCAGTCCACTCAGATTCGCTTTGTGGGGCCAATCGACCCAGCATATGCCCGCCCAATGACTTCACTGCACAGGCCGAAATGACACCTTCTGAAATGCCTCCAACTCCCATGAGAATATCAACATTGGATGTGGGGTGAGCCGCTATCAGAGCGCCGGCAACATCGCCATCGGAACGCAGAAGAACCCGAGCGCCGGCAGAACGTATCTCTTCCACCAAATCTCGATGCCGGGGGCGATCCAGAATGAAGACCACCAGGTCCCGTACCGATTTTCTTTTTACCCGGGCTACCAGGGCAAGGGTCCAGGCAGCAGGTGCGTCCATGCATTCCGGAACCAGTGCGTCGGCCGCAGCATAATCTACCACGATCTTTTCCATGTAGGCGGCCGGTGCAGGTGCCCACATGGTATCCCTTGGCGCTACCCCGACAACTGAGATAGCGTCCGAATACCCCAGGGCCAAACGATTCCTGCCATCGATGGGATCGACGACAACGTCCACTTCCGGCCCCTCACCGTTTCCGACGCGGGTTCCACTGTCCAACAGGGAATGTTGGCCAAGTCTACCCTCCTCGCCAATTACAATCCGCCCTTCCATCGAAAGAGAGTTCAACGCGCGAAACATGGCTTCAGAGGCTTCATTGTCTGCCGCATCAGGGTTTCCGAGACCCATCCAGCGTCCGGCTTTCAGGGCAGCTGCTTCGGTAACCCTAACCAGATCCAGACCCAGATTACGGGGGGGATGATCTGACATCATTATAACTCCTGTGAGCAAAGTTGGCGAAAATCGTCCACTTTTAATCAACTGCTTCCAGTAGCTTCGCTGCTTCCCAGGCCACCAGCCCACCCTCCAGAACCATCACGTTCTCGTAGCCCTCGCTTCGTAGTTTCTGGGCTGCCCGGGTACTGCGACGGCCAGTTTGGCACGTCAGCACGACCGGACGATCCGACGGGATTTCGACCCCGTTCATCAAAATCTGGGGCAACGGCAGAAGCTCAGCCTGGGGAACATGTGCTCGACGGTACTCCCTCGGTTCCCTTACGTCCAGGACCAGGGGTGGACCCTCGCTGCTCAGCTCTTTCCACAGATCCGCGGGAGCGATGGTGGGAATCGAGCTAGCGGGAACAGCGGTGTGGAGCGCAGGATCCACCGGCAGCGTGCGTTTCGGGAGGTTTTGGCATTCTTTGAAGACCCGAACCTCACATTCATAGATACATATGGCAGGATCCAACACCTTATGGAAAAGGTATCCCAGGGCTCCATCCTCATCCAGGATATGGTCCGTTCCAACCATGTCAATGAAATCGACCGATTCCATCAACTCCAGTACCGGTTCTCTAACTCGAACGAAGAAGACATCGCCGCCCATATCCCGGTAGATGCGCACGACATTTTCCAGCATGTGAATGCCGCTGATATCGATCTCGTTCACGCTGTGCATGCGGAGGACGAGATAGCGCTGACCAGGATGGGCGTCCAGATTCTCGATAATCGCATCCTCTATGTTGTTGGCTGCGCCAAAATAGATGTCGCCCATGATCTCCAGCATACCCAGTTGAGGGCAGGCAGGTCGTGCTTCGCTTCCGGAACTACTGACCTCCTCAACCATGTGCTGATAGCTCTCATCGGGCACGACCGAGCGAACCTGGGGTACACTTGTGCGCCAAAGGTAGAAGGCCAGGGACATCAGGATGCCTGTTAAAACGGCAAATTGAAGGGGAAGCAACAGGGTCGCAAGCAGGGTCGCAAGCATTATGATCTTGTCCCCCTGGGTGCCTTGCCAGATGCGACTGATCTCAGCGCGATCGATCATACCCAACGCTGTCACGATCAAGACAGCTGCCAGCGCTGTGCGGGGCACATAGGTGGCCATCGGAGCCACCGCCAGCATGATGACCATGACAAGAAGCCCGGAGATTACTGAAGCCACCTGTGAGCGCGCCCCTGACTCGAAGTTTACGGCGGAACGGGTGAATGAACCAGAACATGGATAGCCAGAAAAGAAACCGCACGCGATATTGGCGAGACCCTGCCCGATGAACTCCTGATTGCTGTCCAATCGCTGCCCGGTCTGGCTGGCGATAGAGCGCGAGATGGACATAGCTTCAATCAAACCGATAACCGACACGGCCAGCGCACCGGTTGAGAGATCGGCGATCAACTCAAAATTAAAGATCGGCGGAACAGCGAACTGCGGCAACGTGCGTGGCAATTCGCCCAGCACCCTGACTCCTTGTTGGTCCGCACCCGATAGGGCCACGACCACTGAGGCCGCTATCATGCCGAGCAGGGGTGCCGGCAGCTTGGGCCAGAATCGTCGTATCAACAGGATCAAGATCAGCGTGCCGATACCCAGGAGGATGGTCTGGGCATGCGTTTCTGGCAGGTGGATGATAATTGCCCCGGAGGTCGTGATCAGGCTGGGAGAACTGGGAATATTCAGGCCCAACAGGTGACTCAGCTGACTGACACAGATTAGTATTCCCGCACCGGCAGTAAAGCCAACAACCACGGAATCTGACACAAAGTTTACGAGAACGCCAAGCCCTGCCAGGCCCATCACGAGGCGAAAGACCCCTATCATGACCGCCATCAGGGCCGCTGCCGCCACATATTCCTGCGGTCCGGCCACGGCGAGAGGCAGCAAGACCGAAAGAGCCAACAAGGACGATGTGTTGGTGGGGCCTGTATGGAGTTGATGGGATGACCCCCAGAGCGCGCCGACGATAGCTGCGACGACGGCTGTGTACAGGCCGACTTGTGGTGGCAAGTCGGCAACCAGCGCAAATACGATGGCTTGTGGCACCAACACCACAGCCACCGTTAAACCAGCGATGAAATCGGGGCGAAAATTGCTGCGATCGTATGATCGGAGGATACGAGCGGGTTGGAAAAAGAAGGAGGACGCCTTGCCCAGACTTGCCAGGAGCGACTTATCCAGAGGTCGGCGCTGGGCCACACTACCTTCCACGGCCTGCCGGTCCTTTGGTTCCAGGTCTACGCGATGGCTTCGGATGCGGCGATATTATTCTGCAACCTGAATCGATCCATCGAACCCGATCGGCCAGAGCAGCATGGGTGTGGTTGGGAAAAGGCTTGGCGTTGCGATAGGCGATATAACCACAAGTAATACAGACCACTCGCCGCCGTTGATCGCCGGGCGGCAGACGTTCCTCCAATGCCTGACCACAGTGCGGACAATAGAGGGGAAACATGAGCAAATTGTAACACAAGGCTTGTGAAATGGGAAGGGTTGAAACCTTGACAAACAGGATGGTTCGATCTAGAATTGCCTCGCGAGCGAAGGCTCGCATCAGGGTTCCTGATGGCTCTGCCCATCTAGCCACGTTGCAGCCACTGTGAGGGCAATGTCACTGGAAAGTCCTCGTCCCGCATCGTCCGGTTCATGGTCGTCCAGTTTATTATGTCGGTTAATACATCACCCAGATCTAACAATGTTCAGCAAGAGAACCAGCCTCCTGGTCAAATGCGTGCCAGCGGCGGTGCTTTGCCTAACCTGCTGCTCTACGTAAATCGTCAGGCGAGCAACCCTTTGCGATATGCTTGGGAACAGGCGATCATGGCACTGATCGGCTGGATTCCCACGGTTGTGGGGGTTGCATTGCGCTCCGCCCTTTACCGGTTTATTCTGCGCATGGACGGTGTGGCTGCTGTCGAAAACAGTGTGCGGCTGCGTTTTGCCAGCAATATCAGGTTGGGTGACGGTGTCTATCTGGATCAGGGCAGCTATCTGCATGCAACCCCTGGCGGAATCGAGATTGGTAGCGGTAGTTTCGTCATGCACGGGGCTGTTTTGCATGTCTACAATTTTCGTGCTTTGCCCCACGCCTTTATTCGTATTGGCGAGGATAGTCTGATTGGCGAATACTGTGTGTTGCGAGGGCAGGGCGGCATCTCCATTGGTGATCGGGTCTATTTTGCCCCTCAGGTTCAGGTGTTGGCGGTGAATCACAACTACGACGATCCGAAAAGACCGATGGTAGATCAGGGCCTCACCGCGGACGGAATTGTGATCGAGGACGATGTTTGGATCGGAGCCGGTGCTATCATCACCGATGGCGTGCATATCGGCAAGCGTTCAATCGTTGCGGCTGGAGCCGTGGTTACCTCGGACGTGCCGGACCGAACTGTAGTGGGTGGTGTGCCAGCCCGCCCTTTGAAGACCCTGTCCTGATGTCGCGAATGGATTATCCACGCACACTGTGCAAAAAAAAGAAGAAATGGGAGATTTCTCCATGACAACACTTTCCGTCGTCATTCCGGCTCTTAACGAAGAAGACGGCATTGCGGAAATAATGGCGCGGGTGCTGGCGGTTGGTTCCGACCTGGCGTCCATGGGCGTCGATGATCTGGAGTTGATCGTGGTAGATGACGGTTCCACCGACCGCACCGCTGAGATCGTGGAATCCACACCGGGCGTAAAGCTTGTGCAGCATCCGGTGAACAAAGGTTATGGTGCCGCTCTGAAATCGGGTTTTCGTTCAGCCGAAGGTGAGTTTTTGGGCTTTCTTGATGCTGATGGCACCTATCCGCCCGAGTATTTCCCTCAGTTGTGCCAGGTTTTGCTGCAAAATGGCAACGATATTGTCGTGGGGTCGAGAATGGCTGGCGCTGACAGCGATATGCCAATGACCCGCCGTATCGGCAATACCGTTTTTGCCAGCATGATCAGTATTCTCAGCCGTCAACGGATCACTGATAGCGCCAGCGGTATGCGGGTTTTCCGTCGAGAGGCCCTTGAGAAGCTCTATCCGCTGCCCGATGGCCTCAACTTCACACCGATCATGAGTACTCGCGCCCTTCACGAGGATATTCACATGGTGGAGGTGCCGATTCCCTACAGCGAGCGAGTGGGCGATTCCAAGCTTAGCGTCGTACGGGATGGAACTCGCTACGTCCAGACCATTACCTGGACGGCGATGAACTACAATCCTGTGCGAATTTTGGGTGGCCTGGGTCTTATTGCACTGGGCCTGGCAGGCGTGATCGCACTGGTCACCTTCGTTGCCCGGCTTAGCGGGGTGACTGAGGTCGGTCCTATTGGAGCGTTTGCCCTGTTTTCGATGATGATATTGGCAATGACCGGAGTCAGTCTCTTCAACCTGGGGGCAACTTTCAATTATCTCGTGTCTCTATTTCACCATCGCCCCGTCAAGCAGGGGTTGTTCGGTAAGCCGATTTTTGATCCATCCCTGGATCGCCATTTTTGGTGGATGGGATTGCTCTTGGGCGTTGCCGGGCTTTTGCTGGGCGTTGCGAGTCTGATTATGGCGCTCAACGGCTGGCCCGCGGGCAAGATGTGGTTTTACTACCTTCTCAGCGCTGTACTCTTTCTCTTGGGACTCCAGTTTGTCATGTCGTGGATTCTGATGCGGGTTCTCGAGGAGTTGAGTGAGCGTGATGCGCTGGCAGCTAAGGACCTTGGTACCAAGTTTTAGTGTTTGAGGGGATAACGTCTGAGGTGAAAGTGGAGAGTTCGATATGACTGAAAAAGACCAACTGAAGCGCAATCTGGGTACTCGCCGGATGCCTGCACTGCGCCCGTCCAGTTTTCCTGATGCCGGTGCCATCGTGGAGACACTGACCTCGTCAGCACGTCCCCCGGTCGGTGTAGATATTCTGCTCGTCAACCCACCATCACCCGATGGTGGGATATGGATCCGCAGCCAGCATCGGGTAGGCCGACGCAGCCGGGAGAACATGATATGGCCTCAGATCGGTCTTGCTCAAATGGCTGCCTTGTTGGCCCCAGACTATACTGTCGAGGTCGTTGATGCCATCGCGAGCAGGATGTCCTGGCAGGAATTCGAACGTTTGCTGGAAGAAAAATATCCCAGGTATTACCTTACTCAGGTTACGGCGCCGACGTTGCGCAACGATATGTATGGTGTCTTTCTGGCCAAATCCTTGGGGTCTCAGACGATTGCGTTCGGAACCCACGTCACGCCCATGACCCTCGAGACCATGCGCCCTTTTCCTGCGCTGGACTTCATTCTGCGCGGCGAACCGGAGGCCACACTACGCGAACTACTGGATACTTTGCAGGATCAGGAACCCAGTGACCCTCACGTCGCCAAGATGGTGGAAGACACCAGGTTGGCCAGAGGCACCACGGCACGCAAGACCAGGGACAGCGACCTGGAGCTGCAGTTGTCACCGTTCGCGCCTGCCACACTTGAACGAATAGGGAAGGCAACGACGGCATCGGCCATGGAGTCGCCGCTTGCCGGTATTCTGGGCCTTGCATGGCGGTATGATAATGAGATCATAATCAACCGGGATCGCCCCTTTTTTCCCGATCTGGACGATCTGCCCATGCCACTGCACCATCTGTTGCCATATGAAAAGCAGCATATGCCGATGCTGAAGGGCCCATTTACGTTCATCGTGACCAGCCGCGGCTGCCCTGCAGGTTGTAAATATTGCATCAAACATGTGTCGTACCAGAACAGCGTTCGCCTGCGCTCGCCAGAGAAGCTATACGAAGAACTGGTTATCCTTTCAGAACTGGGGATTCACAATGTTCATATGTACGCCGATCTGTTCACGGTCAGCCGCGAGCAAGTTGTAACTTTGTGCAATCTCATCATCGAAAATGGCTTGAAGGTGACCTGGACCTGCAACAGCCGTGTCGACTTCGTTGACGCGGAAATGTTGCAACTGATGGGGCAAGCCGGGTGCTTCATGATTTCCTGGGGAATCGAAAGCGCCAATGAGGAGATATTGAAACGGGCTCGCAAGGGCTATCGCAAGGAACAGGCCTACGATGCACTTGTGTGGGCCAGAGAAGCCGGAATCAAGAATTGGGGCTATTTCATCATTGGACTGCCCGGTGAAACCGAGGAGTCGATCCAGGAAACGATCACGTACAGCAAAATGCTGCCCCTTGACATCGCCCTGTTCCACATTGCGGCACCCTATCCTGGCACCCCTTTCTTCTACGATGTGGTGGAGAATGGTTGGTTTCGACCGGGTACCAAGTGGGAGGAGGTCGACATGGATCAGTCTACCGTGCTCGACTATAGTAATCTGTCGGCTGAAAGGCTCGAGTATTGGCAGAAGCGTGCCACGCGGGAATGGTCCTTCAGGCCGGGCCCGATGTGGACCTTTGTTAAAGGCCTCAATAGCTGGGAGGGGTTCAAGAGCGCCATGAGTATCGGCGTTCAGACGCTTAAGTACGTATGGAGCTAGCTTGAGTCATCAATACGGCGATCCAACCCTGGGCGATGGCGTTGGGCCACACTCGCCGGTCACTCTCTTTCGGCCACTGCCACTGCTCATTTCGGGGGGCTTGATCATTAGCGCTTTGATAGGTGTTTGGGCAGCCTACGACCGGGAACAAGCCTGGATGCGGTTCTCGCTCATCTCCATCGGTGTGGCACTGATGCTCGGCATTGCCTGGATGGGTTGGCGGGGACGAATGGATATACTGGGCATCTTTGGCCTGCTCTGTGCACTGCTTGGGGCAGCAATCGGTGCCTATTTCCTTCTGACCTTCGACTGGGCGGGCAATCAGGGAAAATTTGCGCCGATCCAAGCGGCAGGCCTCTGGCTTCAGGTCCATCGCCCCGCAATCCCGGTTCCCGAGGATATCAACGCCAATGTGGCTGGTAGCAGTCTGGCGATTCTTCTTCCACTGGGGGCTGTGGGCCTTTTCTGGGGATGGAGTCGCGACAAGCGTACCGTGGCGATCATCGCTGCCCTGTCGTTGCTCTTCGGGTTTCTGATTCTATTCCTGACGCAGTCCCGAGCAGCCTGGCTCGGACTGGCAGCCGGCCTGGCTGTGGCCCTCTACCTGGCAGTGCGACCAGGCCTGGAAAACTTCCCGCGCCGGCGTCTGCTGTTGGACCTGGTTGCTTTGGCAGGGGGGCTTCTTGTCCTTGTCCTCTTCTGGCTGGTGGCATCGAGCCCCACTCTTGCCGAATCGTTGGGCTCGATCGGCGTTGGTGTCAGCCTCACCAATCGCGCCGAGCTCTGGCGCGACGGGATGAACCTGGTAGCAGATTACCCCTTCACGGGCAGCGGCCTGGGCAGCACCATGATGGTCTACTCCACCTATGGACGGTTGTTGCATGTCGGATTTATCACCCATATGCACAATCTGTTCTTGCAGATCACCATCGAGCAGGGAATACCCGGGCTTCTTTTTTTTCTGCTGTTGCTTGTCCTGGCCTGGTGGAGTCTGCTAAGCGCCTACCGGTCGGGTGAAAACCGCTGCTTCTGCGTACCGGTGGCAGCATCCTTGGTCGCCCTGGTGGTGCAAGGCCTTGTCGACGTTGGTATTTATGCCAGCTACGCGCTTCCGGTTCTTTTCTTGCCCATCGGGTTTGCACTGGCCCTGGGGCAGCCACCCAGGGTACTCCGGCGAAGCAAGAATGTCACCCTGGCACTGACGAGTGTATCGATCATCGTCGTGGCAATGTGTGTAGTGTTGATTGTACCTTCCAGTCAGGCTGCATTGCAAGCCAATCTGGGCGCCGTTGCCCAAACACAGCGGGAACTCTCCGCTTACAGCTGGCCCGAGTGGCCCATTCAGGATGCCCTCAGGCGCTCACCTGATATTGACCTGTCAGCTGCAATTGCCCGATACAAAGCAGCACTTGATCGTGATCCAAAGAATGCAACCGGCAACCGGCGACTGGGGCAGATTGAGCTTTCAAGAGGCAGGTATGAAGCGGCCCGATGGTACCTGGAAGCAGCGTATGCGACATCACCTCGTCAATCGGTGACCCGGCATCTGCTGGGCGAGGTATATGCCATCGATGGCGATCTGGACCTGGCAACGTCCTTTCTTCGCAGCGTCGACATCGGCCATGGCCAGTTTCAGACCAGGGTATGGTGGTACGAAACTGTCGGCGAGACTGAAGGAGCTCAGCGGTTACGGGAAGCTGGCGGGTTTTGACATCGGCATGGCCCTGGAATTTGATCATTTTGGCATTGGAGACTATCATGAGGGTTCGTGATGTATCTAGCATCTTGTGATGGCGAAAAAACTACTGGCTTTCGCAAGCGACCTGGTGGGTTGCTAACATATGAAAAAACTATTCAGAAACCTTAGAAAATCCAAGCCTTCCTTGCCTGTGATCGTCGTTTCCGGTTTGCCTCGATCTGGAACGTCGATGATGATGAAAATGTTGGAAGCAGGTGGCCTGACGGTGGTAACCGACCAGATTCGTACCGCGGACGAGGATAATCCAAAGGGATACTATGAGTTCGAACGGGTAAAACAGCTTGATAAGGGTGATACATCATGGGTATCCGACGCGCAGGGAAAAGTGGTCAAAGTAATCTCGGCCTTGTTGGAACACCTGCCACCTGACTATGACTACAACGTAATCTTCCTGCAGCGCAGTATCGAGGAAGTTTTGGCATCCCAGAAGAGAATGCTGGAACGTCGCGGGGAACCAACCGATCGGGTAAGTGATGAGGAGATGGCCCGCTTGTTTGCCAAGCACACTCAGAAAGTGGATCTGTGGTTAAACAGTCAGCCGAATATCTCAGTTCTCTATGTAGATTACAACGAGGTGGTGAGTAACCCCCATCAATCCGTAGGTCAGGCGAATCGATTCCTGGGCGGGCATTTGGATGAGCAAGCGATGATCTCAGCTGTCGATCCTCAACTCTATCGAAATCGGGCAAACCTGAACCAAATCTCAACTCG is a genomic window of Chloroflexota bacterium containing:
- a CDS encoding sulfotransferase domain-containing protein gives rise to the protein MKKLFRNLRKSKPSLPVIVVSGLPRSGTSMMMKMLEAGGLTVVTDQIRTADEDNPKGYYEFERVKQLDKGDTSWVSDAQGKVVKVISALLEHLPPDYDYNVIFLQRSIEEVLASQKRMLERRGEPTDRVSDEEMARLFAKHTQKVDLWLNSQPNISVLYVDYNEVVSNPHQSVGQANRFLGGHLDEQAMISAVDPQLYRNRANLNQISTREDSLSK
- a CDS encoding O-antigen ligase family protein, whose amino-acid sequence is MSHQYGDPTLGDGVGPHSPVTLFRPLPLLISGGLIISALIGVWAAYDREQAWMRFSLISIGVALMLGIAWMGWRGRMDILGIFGLLCALLGAAIGAYFLLTFDWAGNQGKFAPIQAAGLWLQVHRPAIPVPEDINANVAGSSLAILLPLGAVGLFWGWSRDKRTVAIIAALSLLFGFLILFLTQSRAAWLGLAAGLAVALYLAVRPGLENFPRRRLLLDLVALAGGLLVLVLFWLVASSPTLAESLGSIGVGVSLTNRAELWRDGMNLVADYPFTGSGLGSTMMVYSTYGRLLHVGFITHMHNLFLQITIEQGIPGLLFFLLLLVLAWWSLLSAYRSGENRCFCVPVAASLVALVVQGLVDVGIYASYALPVLFLPIGFALALGQPPRVLRRSKNVTLALTSVSIIVVAMCVVLIVPSSQAALQANLGAVAQTQRELSAYSWPEWPIQDALRRSPDIDLSAAIARYKAALDRDPKNATGNRRLGQIELSRGRYEAARWYLEAAYATSPRQSVTRHLLGEVYAIDGDLDLATSFLRSVDIGHGQFQTRVWWYETVGETEGAQRLREAGGF